The following coding sequences lie in one Halalkalicoccus subterraneus genomic window:
- a CDS encoding ribbon-helix-helix domain-containing protein, with protein MERVTLRIPEQQIEEVERMVETGQFPNRSEAIRAAVREMLDERGVGQDTQQTERTWAKV; from the coding sequence ATGGAACGTGTGACACTGCGAATCCCGGAACAACAGATAGAAGAGGTCGAACGAATGGTCGAGACGGGGCAGTTCCCCAACCGCAGCGAGGCGATCCGCGCCGCGGTTCGGGAGATGCTCGACGAGCGGGGTGTTGGCCAGGACACCCAGCAAACCGAACGCACGTGGGCGAAGGTGTAA
- a CDS encoding double zinc ribbon domain-containing protein: MSKVTFRADDDLVARIEAMDTSKSEVMREALRAYLGSEPSAPGGTEGSLDSLITDKIDRRIDDRLAGGTDLTVTVAIEDDRVRTERDAKAAQTTQTDEDTPDDSTGREHACQQCGEPLEDAHAYCPNCGEKATDPATCHCGIELRSDWAFCPDCGRRTPAADVLDP; the protein is encoded by the coding sequence ATGAGCAAGGTAACCTTTCGCGCGGACGACGACCTCGTTGCCCGCATCGAGGCGATGGACACCTCGAAAAGCGAGGTCATGCGCGAGGCGCTCCGCGCGTACCTCGGCTCCGAGCCCAGCGCGCCCGGCGGGACCGAGGGTTCGCTCGATTCGCTCATCACCGACAAGATCGACCGACGGATCGACGACCGACTCGCCGGCGGCACCGACCTCACCGTCACCGTCGCGATCGAAGACGACCGAGTTCGGACCGAACGCGACGCGAAAGCGGCGCAAACGACGCAAACGGACGAAGACACGCCCGACGATTCGACCGGGCGGGAACACGCCTGCCAGCAGTGTGGCGAACCCCTCGAAGACGCGCACGCCTACTGTCCGAACTGCGGCGAGAAGGCCACGGACCCCGCGACCTGTCACTGCGGGATCGAGCTCCGATCGGACTGGGCGTTCTGTCCCGACTGCGGCCGTCGGACGCCCGCCGCGGACGTGCTGGACCCCTGA
- the ncsA gene encoding tRNA 2-thiolation protein NcsA, with product MECTKCDREAVMHAAYSGAHLCEAHFLESVDRRVRKRIREDSLLSDDATPEDPETWVIGLSGGKDSVVLTHVLHETFEEDPRVELVGLTIHEGIEGYRDKSLDACVELAEEIGIRHEVVSYAEEFGVRMDDVVEDDPEDMAACAYCGVFRRDLLSKYAEELDADKLLTGHNLDDEAQTALMNFLEGDVAQIAKHFDASLGGFGERKEGDEFVPRAKPLRDVPEKEVALYAHLTDLPAHITECPHSSEAYRGEIQRLLYDLEENHPGTRHSIMAGYEELGGIVSDELDDRSADLKECERCGSTTTREICRKCSLLAAIEAV from the coding sequence ATGGAGTGTACGAAGTGCGACCGCGAGGCGGTCATGCACGCGGCGTACTCCGGGGCGCATCTCTGTGAAGCACATTTCCTCGAGAGCGTCGACCGGCGGGTCAGAAAACGGATCCGTGAGGACTCCCTTCTGTCGGACGACGCGACCCCCGAGGACCCCGAGACGTGGGTGATCGGCCTTTCAGGAGGAAAAGACAGCGTCGTTCTCACACACGTTCTCCACGAGACGTTCGAGGAGGACCCCCGCGTCGAGTTGGTGGGGTTGACGATCCACGAGGGAATCGAGGGCTACCGTGATAAGAGTCTGGACGCCTGTGTCGAACTCGCCGAGGAGATCGGGATTCGCCATGAGGTCGTCAGCTACGCCGAGGAGTTCGGCGTTCGGATGGACGACGTCGTCGAGGACGACCCCGAGGACATGGCCGCCTGCGCGTACTGCGGCGTGTTCCGCCGGGACCTCCTCTCGAAATACGCCGAGGAACTGGATGCGGACAAACTGCTGACGGGTCACAACCTCGACGACGAGGCCCAGACCGCGCTGATGAATTTCTTGGAGGGTGACGTCGCCCAGATCGCCAAGCACTTCGACGCGTCACTCGGGGGATTCGGCGAACGGAAGGAGGGAGACGAGTTCGTCCCGCGGGCCAAGCCCCTACGGGACGTCCCCGAAAAGGAGGTCGCGCTCTACGCCCATCTGACGGACCTCCCGGCCCACATCACCGAATGTCCCCATTCGAGCGAGGCCTATCGCGGCGAGATCCAGCGTCTACTCTACGACCTAGAGGAGAACCATCCCGGGACGCGCCACTCGATCATGGCCGGCTACGAGGAGCTCGGAGGAATCGTCTCCGACGAACTCGACGACCGCAGCGCCGACCTGAAGGAATGCGAGCGCTGTGGCTCGACCACGACTCGAGAGATCTGTCGAAAGTGCTCGCTGCTGGCGGCGATCGAGGCGGTGTAG
- a CDS encoding DUF4442 domain-containing protein: MFDALRARLSRHVFNLFPAYRGTGGRITHIAPDWQEVRIELPLNWRTKNYVGTTYGGSMYGAVDPVYMMMLIRTLGEEYVVWDKEAEIRFKKPGRGTLYATFRLSDEELDAIRAELERTDSTDRVYTVDLIDEEGITHATVRKTLHVTTDQGKAA; this comes from the coding sequence ATGTTCGACGCCCTCCGCGCGCGGCTCTCCCGGCACGTCTTCAACCTGTTTCCGGCCTATCGGGGCACCGGCGGCCGGATCACCCACATCGCGCCCGACTGGCAGGAGGTCCGGATCGAGCTCCCGCTGAACTGGCGGACGAAGAACTACGTCGGTACGACGTACGGCGGCAGCATGTACGGCGCCGTCGACCCTGTCTACATGATGATGCTCATCCGAACCCTCGGCGAGGAGTACGTCGTCTGGGACAAGGAGGCCGAGATCCGCTTCAAGAAGCCCGGAAGAGGGACGCTGTACGCGACCTTCCGGCTGTCCGACGAGGAGCTCGACGCCATCCGTGCGGAGCTCGAACGGACCGACTCGACCGACCGCGTCTACACCGTCGACCTCATCGACGAAGAGGGGATCACTCACGCCACAGTAAGAAAGACGCTTCACGTCACGACCGACCAGGGGAAGGCGGCCTGA
- the ftsZ gene encoding cell division protein FtsZ, whose product MQDIVRDALDNAESEQQRKRELSDAEEFGDPRIVIVGCGGAGNNTVNRLYNIGVDGAETVAINTDKQHLQMIEADTKILVGKSLTNGLGAGGDPEMGERATEMATGTIEEVLGDADLVFVTAGMGGGTGTGAAPIVSKIAKNQGAIVVGMVSTPFNVERARTVKAEEGLEKLRNEADSIIVLDNNRLLDYVPNLPIGKAFSVMDQIIAETVKGISETITQPSLINLDYADMTAIMNQGGVAVMLVGETQDKNKTEEVVNDAMNHPLLDVDYRGASGGLVHITGGPDLTLKEAEGIADNITERLEASANVIWGARIQEEYKGKVRVMAIMTGVQSAQILGPSTQKQADRSRASIDGRQVDAGAQSDGGQDELEKNNGLDVIR is encoded by the coding sequence ATGCAGGACATCGTCCGCGACGCGCTCGACAACGCCGAGAGCGAGCAACAGCGCAAACGTGAGCTCAGCGACGCCGAGGAGTTCGGCGATCCGCGGATCGTCATCGTCGGCTGTGGTGGTGCCGGTAACAACACCGTCAATCGGCTCTACAACATCGGCGTCGACGGCGCCGAGACGGTGGCGATCAACACCGACAAACAGCACCTCCAGATGATCGAGGCCGACACGAAGATCCTCGTCGGCAAGTCCCTGACCAACGGACTCGGTGCCGGCGGCGACCCCGAGATGGGCGAGCGTGCCACCGAGATGGCCACCGGCACCATCGAGGAGGTGCTCGGCGACGCGGATCTCGTGTTCGTCACTGCCGGTATGGGCGGTGGCACCGGCACCGGCGCGGCACCCATCGTCTCGAAGATCGCGAAAAACCAGGGCGCGATCGTCGTGGGTATGGTCTCGACGCCGTTCAACGTCGAGCGGGCTCGTACGGTGAAAGCCGAGGAGGGACTCGAGAAACTCCGAAACGAGGCCGACTCGATCATCGTGCTCGACAACAACCGCCTGCTCGATTACGTCCCGAACCTCCCGATCGGAAAGGCGTTCTCGGTGATGGACCAGATCATCGCCGAGACGGTGAAAGGAATCAGCGAGACGATCACCCAACCCTCGCTGATCAACCTCGACTACGCCGACATGACCGCGATCATGAACCAGGGTGGCGTCGCCGTCATGTTGGTCGGCGAGACCCAGGACAAGAACAAGACCGAGGAGGTCGTCAACGACGCGATGAACCACCCGCTGCTCGACGTCGATTACCGCGGCGCTTCGGGTGGCTTGGTCCACATCACCGGCGGCCCGGACCTCACGCTGAAGGAGGCCGAGGGCATCGCCGACAACATCACCGAGCGCCTGGAGGCCAGCGCCAACGTGATCTGGGGCGCGCGCATTCAGGAGGAATACAAGGGCAAGGTCCGGGTGATGGCGATCATGACGGGCGTTCAGAGCGCCCAGATCCTCGGCCCGAGCACGCAGAAACAGGCCGACCGCTCGCGGGCCTCGATCGACGGCCGGCAGGTCGACGCCGGTGCCCAGAGCGACGGCGGCCAGGACGAGCTGGAGAAGAACAACGGGCTGGACGTCATCCGCTGA
- a CDS encoding DUF7095 family protein: MDRSAAVERVERLVETVESDPMPVPVREIWVYGEVSLGLDPIERLDVYLTKDVLLGGGGDSDRSEEFEERYGVKGIGGTVRSEWAETFPEHIRANDNGYAAPEKCLAAHLIGDDEPIHLEVCNASFEDNVTQRLQGAKMRNDYEQILDPRGVCLWVDGRRSEEAFGKLRSGELVLPTLPEALGMLGMDEGEASEAAETLQAYRERQQGATVRGDVV; encoded by the coding sequence ATGGATCGAAGCGCGGCGGTCGAGCGGGTCGAACGGCTGGTCGAGACGGTCGAGTCCGACCCCATGCCCGTCCCCGTTCGCGAGATCTGGGTCTACGGCGAGGTTTCGCTCGGGCTCGACCCCATCGAACGCCTCGACGTCTATCTCACCAAGGACGTCCTGCTGGGCGGCGGGGGCGATAGCGACCGAAGCGAGGAGTTCGAGGAGCGATACGGCGTGAAGGGGATCGGGGGGACGGTCAGAAGCGAGTGGGCCGAGACGTTCCCCGAACATATTCGCGCAAACGACAACGGCTACGCCGCCCCGGAGAAGTGTCTCGCGGCCCATCTCATCGGCGACGACGAACCGATCCACCTCGAGGTCTGTAACGCGAGCTTCGAGGACAACGTCACCCAGCGCCTCCAGGGCGCGAAGATGCGAAACGACTACGAGCAGATCCTCGACCCCCGTGGGGTCTGTCTCTGGGTCGACGGCAGGCGTAGCGAGGAAGCCTTCGGGAAGCTGCGTTCGGGCGAACTCGTCCTCCCCACCCTTCCCGAGGCCCTCGGGATGCTCGGAATGGACGAGGGCGAGGCGAGCGAGGCCGCAGAGACCCTACAGGCCTACCGCGAGCGCCAGCAGGGCGCGACGGTGCGGGGCGACGTGGTCTGA
- a CDS encoding aldo/keto reductase: MRQRPLGRTGWTVSEIGLGTWQVGSDWGEVSDEEGRSAIHAALDAGVDFIDTADVYGDGRSERHIAAVLEEREEEPVVATKAGRRLSPHEVEGYTEDNLRTFVDRSRENLAVETIDLLQLHCPPTEAYYRPAVFHALESLADEGRIDEYGVSVETVEEGLKAIEYPGVQTVQMIFNPFRQRPAELFFREAKRRDVGVIVRVPLASGLLTGTIDADDEFAEDDHRNYNREGEAFDRGETFAGVPLEDGVEAVEELRPVVPEGATMAQFALRWILSFDAVSTVIPGSTNPEHIRQNVEAADLPAPDDAQHRAVRDVYDHHVVPAVHHRW; the protein is encoded by the coding sequence ATGCGACAGCGCCCGCTCGGACGCACCGGTTGGACCGTCTCGGAGATCGGACTCGGCACCTGGCAGGTCGGCTCCGATTGGGGCGAGGTCTCCGACGAGGAGGGCCGGAGCGCGATCCACGCCGCGCTCGACGCCGGGGTCGACTTCATCGATACGGCCGACGTCTACGGCGACGGCCGCAGCGAACGGCATATCGCCGCCGTCCTCGAGGAGCGCGAGGAGGAACCCGTCGTCGCCACCAAGGCCGGCCGCCGGCTCTCGCCCCACGAGGTCGAGGGCTATACGGAGGACAACTTGAGAACCTTCGTCGATCGGAGCCGGGAGAACCTCGCCGTCGAGACGATCGACCTGCTCCAACTGCACTGCCCGCCCACGGAGGCCTACTACCGTCCGGCGGTCTTCCACGCGCTCGAGAGCCTCGCAGACGAGGGCCGAATCGACGAGTACGGCGTCAGCGTCGAGACGGTCGAAGAGGGACTCAAGGCAATCGAGTACCCCGGCGTACAGACCGTCCAGATGATATTCAACCCGTTCCGCCAGCGACCCGCGGAGCTGTTCTTCCGCGAGGCCAAACGCCGCGACGTCGGCGTGATCGTCCGGGTGCCGCTAGCCTCGGGCTTACTGACGGGAACCATCGACGCCGACGACGAGTTCGCGGAGGACGACCACCGCAACTACAACCGTGAGGGCGAGGCGTTCGATCGCGGCGAGACGTTCGCGGGCGTTCCCCTCGAGGACGGTGTCGAGGCCGTCGAGGAACTCCGACCGGTCGTCCCCGAGGGCGCGACGATGGCGCAGTTCGCACTGCGCTGGATCCTGAGTTTCGACGCCGTCAGTACGGTGATTCCCGGCTCGACGAACCCCGAACACATCCGCCAGAACGTCGAAGCCGCCGACCTCCCGGCGCCCGACGACGCACAGCACCGGGCGGTTCGGGACGTCTACGACCACCACGTCGTGCCGGCAGTCCATCACCGCTGGTAG